AATGTAACATGCAGGTCGTATCTTAACACATGTTTCTTGAGTAGGAGTTTGCCTACAAGTGATATGAACCCATGTAGGTGAACTATATATCAGCAAACTATACATGTTGGTTGGGTTGTGGATTGGTATGAGAACCGGATCGGTCTGAGAATCAGACCTACCACGACCACTGCCACCACTACGGCGTACTTCCCCTTGTTCTGACCATAACGACTTACTAAACCTAGACTAACTAGAATGATGATCTGgggaattttagaatttttacctTTGAATCTTAATTTCTCTTCTCGACAATACCTCTTGCACAAAGAATTTGAAATTCAAATAGTTGAATGGTTTTAGGGCTAAATAGGGGTCAGTTTAAAGGAACCTAAAACCTAACGGTTCATTTCCTAGGTAATCGAATTATTACAGTTGTACCTTTCTACTGCGTGGCAATGCGGAATTGGAAAATTTTATACAAGAAGTGTGCCTAACAAGCTTCATTCTGAAGTCCCCATGTCACGCACATATCAGGTCTCAGAAGAGTCACTTTGTAACTCTTCTTCGACCAAATGAGTGATAAATTGTTTTGGTATTCATCTTTACCCGATTCTCAAGCTGATCTGATTCGCATACCAACCCACAACCCGACCAGTATATATAATTCGCCTGCATGGGTTCGCATCACCATTCTGGCAAATCCTTACTCAGGATTCACGTGTTAACTCTACAGTAAGATACGTGTTGCCCTGCATGGGGATGGGGTTTTAGCTAATAGGAAATTGGCTTCTATGAGGAGGACACACAGAAACACTCAACAAACTTCGTATGTTTTTAATCACTTTGTAAAATGATTGCTGTGTGCATGGTTGAATGTTGAAACTTTTGAATCAGATTAAAGACCATAAAGAATTCAAGAGTGGAATAGAGGAGGTGGGGAAGGAGGAGGCGCAGCCGAATAAGTACCTAAAGGAGGTGGAAATAGTTGGATTCTTGGGGCAATCAGTGGAAGATGAATTTGTTACTTACTTGCTTAAAATCTCCATCAAGCTTGAGAAGATTGTAATTCATGGAAAACTGGAAAGAATGACACAAAACTTGGCCCATCAGCTCATGAAAAACCGCCCTGGAGCTGAATTAGTTCAACTCTAATTCTTTTTTGTCATTATCTATATTTATAAGGTTCGATTAAATCTTATCTCGGTTAACATGGGCATTGTAGCCAATAGAGGAGGGCGTAGATTTGAGTGCACTGAAGcacattattctcctatttatgggttgatgAGAGATTATGAGTAGTTCTAGATAttgtgtaaaaaaataaaaacatatatgattaaaacttataataataatcattcttttatatgtttttaagtttttattttctaagtgttgaaaaCGTTATCAATGATTATGTGCTTGTTTGTTGTTTGCTGAAACCCAGAATTGTTGTTTCTTCTAGTTTTTCTTATAGGATAGTGCCAAACAAGTCTGCAAGACGAATGCTTCATTGATTAATACACTGGAATTATAAAAGTTTTACTAACACACCCGATTGGCTTCTACTTGATTAATTATActttcaaaaaataatatttgttaattatttttagggtaaattacatcTATGATCACTATTGTTTACCtcaagttatattttagtcatttatatttgaaatgttacattttagccACTTATATTattgtgttgtaacattttaatcACTGAGCCGTTAATTGTCGTTAACGGTGTAACAGTAAATTGACGTAGTACGTTGAATCTGTAACAGTAAATTGACGTAGTACGTTGAatcatcattttaaacaaaaaatttaggttaaattatataattggtcttcatattttttcgttttaaaccatttaattttttttatgttcatttaacttttttttcattattttttattcttttctgtCTATTTTTCTACTActttatttcttttaacataTCGTAAAGTTGAATTGACAATGAAGAAAGAAGCATGGTATGGGTTTATGGATTTTTCAATTGAAATGCAATAGAACATGTTTTAAAGAAGTAAGAAATTATAAACTGTTTTTTGCTAAATGGTTAAGTGCTGTGCGGTAATACCTGAGATCCGGATCCAACAAATCGGATcaaagggtgttacaaaaacattGATTATTTGCTTATTGTATGCTTGTTTGCTATTTGTTCAAAACCCATTATTGTTCTTCTGGTTTTCCTTATAGGATGCCCTTAAAATATGGATTTGGATAGTGCCTTAGAAATTTGTAACACGAAAGCCTCACTGATCAATGTTTGGGATTACAAAACTTTTATTAACACACAAGTAAACACATTCTACTCTATCGAAATGGAGCCAGAGGGCCAGGACTACTTGGGACTTTCAAGTTCCTAAGCTCTTTACAAACATGATCCAACATTCCCAGAAAGTCTCTTACGATCACGAATATCCTTAGCGGATTTGCTTCATCTACTTTGCTCACATCTCCATGGAAATATTCTGTGATTTCTCTAACATGTAAAAGAACtttatgttcatcttcttccagCTCCTTTAGATTCTTCTCTGCATAATCCAGGAAGGAGTTCATCGAACGAACGAAATTCCCACTTTTTTCGTCTGTTGATAGCTCTTCTCGAACTAGATGTTGCAGTTTGGCCTTGCCATCTGATAGGTTTGAGACAGAACTTGCAAGAACATCGAGGTCAACTGTTGCTGTCTTCTTGACATGGTAAAGTTCGGTACTTAAACCCGAAACAAGGTCTAGTCCCATTCTTCTGtaatcttcttctttttcttcagcTGTTCTGGTTTTGTTTCGCTGGTTGATCTTCCCCATAATGCTATCTGAGACTCTTATTCCTTCCGAACGAACAATCTCTTGGACAACAAAATGGAGCAAAGTAGTCTTCCCATCAGTTCCTTTCACATCAGCAAGCTTAAGGAGGGCATCAAGCTTGAACGCTCTAGCGCCTCCTCGGATTGTCCCAACGTTCATTCGATTGCCAGTTTTGAGTACAGCTTCAAGTAACTTTAAGAAGAGTCTGCTTGATCTGAGTTCCCTGCAGGCTTCCTAGTAGAACAAGGACAAATTTACTAATGCTTTTTTTACCACAACGTATATTATATGAATTACGGCTTGATGCTTACCTCCAGCATTGAAAATGAGCTTTTAAGATGAATAACCTCGTCATCGAAAGTTTCTCGGTAAAGCATAGCTTCGGCACGTAAAAAGGCAAACGGAACACTTAGAAGCACTTTAACAAACTTCTCAGCAGACCCCAACTCATTGATATCTCCTTTGTAGCCATAAAGCTTAGCCTCTTCTTCCTTGGTGGGTACCATTTTCACTAATGCTTCTAATTGTTGTAAAACCAATCCATTTCCTGCTTTTTCACCAGAAAATAATAATCATGGGAATTTTGTTCTTAATAATAAGCATTTCAGGCAAATAAAAAAGTAAAGGAATTTCAGAGTTATACCTTTCATCAATGCATTGCAAGCTTGCTCAGCTGTTACATTCAGTGCTTTTAAGAGAATGGTTATGTTCTGCAATCTCTTGGGCTCAAGTACATGCTTACTTGGAGAAGGGGTTTTGCTTTTTGTTTCATCATTCTTCATTGGATTTTGAATGTTGTATCCGAAAAGTGACTCCATCATTTCCTCATCCAATCTGTTTGATGTTATATTGGTATATCAGAAAGGTATAAATTTTGTATACAAAGAAAAGAATAAGAAATAACTTACTCGAATGAGCTTGACCTCAGCTTGTCCCATACCATAGACCTGTCTGGTGCAGCTCTCACTTTGTCCCAATGAAGTGGCTTCAATTTTGGCAATGGAACACCATCTTTGCCTATTGGTGAGTACTGTGGAAGTTGGGGTGGTGGAGGAGGTGGACTTTTCAGAAAGGGAGGTGGACAAGGTGGTGGAGGAATGACACTAGGTGGACTTGGTGAAACAGTAGAAGGTATTCTAGGTGAATACGAGGTGTCAACCAAGTTAGCTTCGTTTTGGTTTAGTCCTAAAGAAGAATCTGAATCCCTAGGTGTTTCATTGAgcaatgttgaagaacttgaactTGAAGTTCTCATTGTTGCTCTAGTTGTTGCTGTTGAGACAAAACTTAAAGGAGCAACACGCTCAACCGGAGGGAGAGGAGGCAGTGGCGGTGGTCGTGGCGGTGGGGGCGTGGAATGCTGCGGAGATGGAGATTTCTTTGATACATCCATGGGAATGTCTGATGTGTCATTAAGACTACCAGCCGAAGCATTGGAAAGCCTAGCATTTGGTGAATGGGAATCAACAAAGGAATGAAAAGATTCATCATCAGATGAATGACATTCCATGGGAATTATTTTGTCAGAAACTGAGCTTTTCCCATCATCAGAATCATATCTTCCTGATTCTACATCTTCATGGACTGATGTAATTTCCCTTGTTGAACATTCTTTGCTATGATTTGGTGATGTTTTCAAACAAGCTTGTTGCTGCTCTAAGCTCACTCCCAAGGAATTAAGATAAAAAAGATCAATGCTCGGATCTAAACTCACTTTGTTTGATGAATTTTGTGAACTCAAACACTTAGATTTCCCTCTGATTCTTCCTGTTTTCATTGATTTCCTTTTGTACTTCCTGATTTTGCCACAAAAACAGATTACCCCAAGAACACAAGCTAAAGAAACAGCACCTACAGACACAAGGACTGGAACCAGAAACCTTTTAACTCTTCCTTTATCTCCATTTTGTTCATGAACTTTGTAAGGTTGAGGCTTGGAACTTGACCAAGGCGGTggagaatggaaatgggaaaccTTCGGCACTGCTGGCGCTGGTGCTGGAATTGGAACTGAAACCTCAGCTTCAATGTTTGGTAATGGAGAAGGAGATGGTGTGTAACAACATCCATTAACACCCTTTAATGGAGTTCTTGTTTTGGTACTGCTTTTCAGTCCAAGTAAAGCTCTAAACTTTAGCACAATTGAAGCTACTTTTACTTCATTATCATCCTGTCCTGAAACTTTCTCAATCTTGTTCTCATTGCCCCCACTTCCCTCCATGAAATACAATTGTTGTACCCAATCAACTCTGAACCCCTCTGCTGTATACTCCATTAAAGCATCAG
This is a stretch of genomic DNA from Gossypium arboreum isolate Shixiya-1 chromosome 11, ASM2569848v2, whole genome shotgun sequence. It encodes these proteins:
- the LOC108471309 gene encoding formin-like protein 11 translates to MGFGFQILHMIFIILILQSSYILIADALMEYTAEGFRVDWVQQLYFMEGSGGNENKIEKVSGQDDNEVKVASIVLKFRALLGLKSSTKTRTPLKGVNGCCYTPSPSPLPNIEAEVSVPIPAPAPAVPKVSHFHSPPPWSSSKPQPYKVHEQNGDKGRVKRFLVPVLVSVGAVSLACVLGVICFCGKIRKYKRKSMKTGRIRGKSKCLSSQNSSNKVSLDPSIDLFYLNSLGVSLEQQQACLKTSPNHSKECSTREITSVHEDVESGRYDSDDGKSSVSDKIIPMECHSSDDESFHSFVDSHSPNARLSNASAGSLNDTSDIPMDVSKKSPSPQHSTPPPPRPPPLPPLPPVERVAPLSFVSTATTRATMRTSSSSSSTLLNETPRDSDSSLGLNQNEANLVDTSYSPRIPSTVSPSPPSVIPPPPCPPPFLKSPPPPPPQLPQYSPIGKDGVPLPKLKPLHWDKVRAAPDRSMVWDKLRSSSFELDEEMMESLFGYNIQNPMKNDETKSKTPSPSKHVLEPKRLQNITILLKALNVTAEQACNALMKGNGLVLQQLEALVKMVPTKEEEAKLYGYKGDINELGSAEKFVKVLLSVPFAFLRAEAMLYRETFDDEVIHLKSSFSMLEEACRELRSSRLFLKLLEAVLKTGNRMNVGTIRGGARAFKLDALLKLADVKGTDGKTTLLHFVVQEIVRSEGIRVSDSIMGKINQRNKTRTAEEKEEDYRRMGLDLVSGLSTELYHVKKTATVDLDVLASSVSNLSDGKAKLQHLVREELSTDEKSGNFVRSMNSFLDYAEKNLKELEEDEHKVLLHVREITEYFHGDVSKVDEANPLRIFVIVRDFLGMLDHVCKELRNLKVPSSPGPLAPFR